A stretch of the Cervus canadensis isolate Bull #8, Minnesota chromosome 16, ASM1932006v1, whole genome shotgun sequence genome encodes the following:
- the LOC122454310 gene encoding regulator of G-protein signaling 2-like produces MQSAMFLAVQHDCGPMDKSAGTWPKNEEKREKMKRTLLKDWKSHLSYFLQNSSSPGKPKTGKKSKQQTFIKPSPEEAQLWSEAFDELLASKYGLAAFRAFLKSEFCEENIEFWLAYEDFKKNKSPQKLSSKAKKIYTDFIEKEAPKEINIDFQTKTLIGGPCHLSLLPGPRGFTPVPDLIMNLVPEPPVYRLTPMAQVPDHLRGPSAEAKFRKARQQPSLMIGWPSETPTPGPPKLFIL; encoded by the exons ATGCAAAGTGCTATGTTCCTGGCTGTCCAGCACGACTGCGGACCCATGGACAAAAGCGCTGGCACCTGGCCCAAGAACGAGGAGAAGCGAGAGAAGATGAAGCGAACCCTATTAAAAGATTGGAAGAGCCATTTGAGTTACTTCTTGCAAAATTCCTcctctcctgggaagcccaaaactggCAAGAAAAGCAAACAGCAAACCTTCATCAAGCCTTCTCCCGAGGAAGCCCAGCTGTGGTCAGAAGCATTTGATGAGCTGCTAGCCAGTAAATATGGTCTTGCTGCATTCagagcttttttaaaatctgaattctgTGAAGAAAATATTGAATTTTGGCTGGCCTATGAAGACTTCAAAAAAAACAAGTCACCCCAAAAGCTGTcctcaaaagcaaagaaaatatatactgaCTTCATAGAAAAAGAAGCTCCAAAAGAGATCAACATAGACTTTCAAACCAAAACtctgatt GGCGGCCCCTGCCACCTCAGCCTCCTGCCTGGGCCCCGTGGTTTCACCCCAGTGCCAGACCTAATCATGAATCTGGTCCCTGAGCCCCCAGTTTACAGACTGACTCCTATGGCCCAGGTGCCAGATCACCTGCGTGGTCCCAGCGCCGAGGCCAAATTcaggaaagccaggcagcagCCTTCGCTAATGATCGGTTGGCCTTCAGAGACCCCAACACCAGGCCCACCCaagttattcattttataa